In one window of Ovis aries strain OAR_USU_Benz2616 breed Rambouillet chromosome 5, ARS-UI_Ramb_v3.0, whole genome shotgun sequence DNA:
- the SLC25A41 gene encoding mitochondrial carrier protein SCaMC-3L gives MMGAQPEQAQKPSSRVRTLFKRVKAFFTKTGPPPPPPPPSRNLGCTHVYGYVFGHLGEREPEHPPSQQVLDTGEQLMVPVDVLEVDNEGALWKFLLSGAMAGAVSRTGTAPLDRAKVYMQVYSSKKNFMNLLGGLRSLIQEGGIRSLWRGNGINVLKIAPEYAIKFSVFEQCKNYFCGVHESPPFQERLLAGSLAVATSQTLINPMEVLKTRLTLRRTGQYKGLLDCARQILEQEGTRALYRGYLPNMLGIIPYACTDLAVYEMLKCLWLKSGRDMKDPSGLVSLSSVTLSTTCGQMASYPLTLVRTRMQAQDTVEGSNPTMCGVFRRILAQQGWPGLYRGMTPTLLKVLPAGGISYVVYEAMKKTLGV, from the exons ATGATGGGAGCCCAACCAGAGCAAGCTCAGAAGCCCAGCTCACGGGTCCGGACCCTGTTTAAGAGGGTCAAGGCCTTCTTCACCAAAAccggtcccccacccccacccccacccccctcccggAACCTGGGCTGTACCCACGTGTACGGGTACGTGTTTGGGCACCTGGGGGAGAGAGAACCGGAGCATCCCCCATCGCAGCAG GTGCTGGACACAGGGGAGCAGCTGATGGTCCCCGTGGATGTCCTGGAAGTGGATAACGAGGGAGCCTTGTGGAAGTTCCTCCTCTCGGGAGCCATGGCTGGGGCAGTGTCTCGCACGGGCACAGCCCCTCTGGACCGTGCCAAGGTGTACATGCAG GTCTACTCCTCCAAGAAGAATTTCATGAATCTGCTGGGAGGTCTCCGGAGCCTGATCCAGGAAGGGGGCATCCGTTCACTCTGGAGGGGCAACGGTATCAACGTGCTCAAGATTGCCCCAGAGTACGCCATCAAGTTCTCTGTCTTCGAACAG TGTAAAAACTACTTCTGTGGAGTGCACGAGTCCCCACCCTTTCAGGAACGTCTCCTCGctggctctctagctgtggccacTTCCCAGACGCTCATCAACCCCATGGAG GTGCTGAAGACGCGGCTGACCCTGCGCCGGACTGGCCAGTACAAGGGGCTGCTGGACTGTGCCAGGCAGATCCTGGAACAGGAGGGCACCCGTGCCCTTTACCGTGGGTACCTCCCCAACATGCTTGGCATCATCCCGTATGCCTGCACCGACCTGGCCGTCTATGAG ATGCTCAAGTGTCTCTGGCTGAAATCAGGCAGGGACATGAAGGACCCTAGTGGCTTGGTCAGTCTGTCGTCTGTGACACTGTCCACCACCTGTGGACAGATGGCGAGTTACCCGCTGACTTTGGTGCGCACCAGGATGCAAGCCCAAG ACACTGTGGAGGGTTCAAACCCcaccatgtgtggagtcttccgGAGGATCCTGGCCCAGCAGGGCTGGCCAGGGCTGTACCGAGGCATGACCCCCACATTACTGAAGGTGTTGCCTGCAGGCGGCATCAGCTACGTGGTGTATGAAGCCATGAAGAAGACCCTGGGAGTATAA